The Acidimicrobiales bacterium genomic interval GGGACGGCGGGTGGACGCCGAGCGCGACCGGGTGGAGGTCGACGGCGCGGCCGTCGGCGTGCGCGCCGGGCAGGTCTACTACCTGCTCAACAAGCCCCGGGGCGTGGTGACCACGGCGGCGGACACGCACGGGCGGCCCACCGTGGTCGACCTGGTGCCGGGCGAGCCCCGGGTATTCCCGGTGGGCCGGCTGGACGCCGACACCGAGGGCCTGCTGCTGCTCACCAACGACGGGGAGCTGACCCATCGGCTCACCCACCCGTCGTTCGGCGTGGAGAAGGAGTACCTGGCCGAGGTGGTGGGCACGCCGTCGCCCGCCGCCGTGCGCCGCCTGCGGGAGGGCGTGGACCTGGAGGACGGGCGGACGGCGCCGGCCAGGGTGGCGGTCGTGCCGCCCCGCGGCCTGCGCATCGTCGTCCACGAAGGCCGCAACCGCCAGGTGCGCCGCATGTGCGAGGCGGTGGGCCATCCCGTCGTCCGCCTCGTCCGCACCCGCATCGGCCCCCTCGCCGACCGCGACCTGGCGCCGGGGGAGTGGCGGGAGCTGTCCATCGCCGAGGTGCGCGGCCTCGACGCGGCAGCCCGTCGGATCCCGAACCTGTAGCGGCAACGACCCGGATCCGAGTCGTTTCCGCCACAGGTTCGGAAGGGGCCCGGGCGAGGGGGCTCCGGCCCCGCCCCCGCTAGATTCCGGGGGTGCCCCCGACGGTCCGAGCGCTGCGCGGCGCCACCCGGGTGGACGCCGACACCAAGGAGCAGGTGACCGAGCGGGTCCAGGCCCTGGTGCGCACGATGCTGGAGCGCAACGACATCTCCCACGACGACCTGGTGAGCATCGTCTTCACCGCCACTCCCGACCTCCACTCCATGTTCCCGGCCGAGGCCGCCCGCGGTCTCGGCCTCGGCGACGTCCCCCTCCTGTGCGCCCAGGAGCTGGACATCGTGGGCGCCCCCGGCCGGACCATCCGGGTCCTCATGCAGATCACCACCGACAAGGCCCGTTCCGACCTCCATGCCGTGTACCTCGAGGGGACGGCCGTGCTGCGCGATGACCTCCCCGGGTAGGGCGCAGGTCGTCGGCACC includes:
- a CDS encoding pseudouridine synthase gives rise to the protein MTAPMPEGERLQKVLARAGFGSRRTCEELIAEGRVRVNGEVADLGRRVDAERDRVEVDGAAVGVRAGQVYYLLNKPRGVVTTAADTHGRPTVVDLVPGEPRVFPVGRLDADTEGLLLLTNDGELTHRLTHPSFGVEKEYLAEVVGTPSPAAVRRLREGVDLEDGRTAPARVAVVPPRGLRIVVHEGRNRQVRRMCEAVGHPVVRLVRTRIGPLADRDLAPGEWRELSIAEVRGLDAAARRIPNL
- the aroH gene encoding chorismate mutase, which produces MPPTVRALRGATRVDADTKEQVTERVQALVRTMLERNDISHDDLVSIVFTATPDLHSMFPAEAARGLGLGDVPLLCAQELDIVGAPGRTIRVLMQITTDKARSDLHAVYLEGTAVLRDDLPG